From Manihot esculenta cultivar AM560-2 chromosome 18, M.esculenta_v8, whole genome shotgun sequence:
AAATTATTTCCTTCCACTTAACAGTATGAATTCCTAAAATCAAATATTGGAGAGCAACATGCAAGCCTGAGTGTATTAAATTCATCAAACTGGAAAACTGCATTTTTTTAACAGTTAAACTTGGACCAAAATATAGTAAAGATATGATTGGATTAACTTTTCGGATCTGCTAAGTAATTCAATTCTATCATTTGCAGGAAGCAAAGAAATCACGTTTGGAGAAGTTTGAGATCCCTGCAAAAATTAAATTGCTCTCTAATCCATGGACTCCTGAATCTGGCCTTGTCACTGCAGCTCTGAAGATCAAGAGAGAGGCCATTAGGAAGGCCTTCTCTGAAGAGCTATCCAAGTTATATGAATCATGAGCTACGAGaacctttctttctttttggatTGGGCAAACCTTCAAAGACAAGTGACTTGTCATTTTTCCTCctgttttctttctttgtttgatATCCCCACTTCGTTTGTGCCCTAAATTTTTGTTGCGTTAATCTTAGAGCTTTTCTTTCCCCTTCTCCTCAGGTTGTTTAGACAGCCTTTTTTTGACATGCTGGTGTACTGTTctctcaatttttaaataaatttcatcCACAAGAGCTATAACTTGTACGACTGctgtatatataatatataaggaaaagtaaaaaaaaaaatatatatatatatatatatattgtagttttatcaaatttttatttcaagatttatgatttaatttgtgttaaaataatatatcgtAGTATTATAGCTTTCgtaaaaagtaataaattataatataatatttagtaaatttttattttagaatttataatttaatttttattaaaataatatctcattacttttttaatataaatttatgtaaTTTATTAATAGTATGATActatgaaatattattttattttagtatgaattgaattagattttaaagtaaaaataattttttatatctttttggtatatatatatatatataaagaaaaaacaATACATTCTGCATACTGAAAACCTCTCTATGGGGCCAAATTTCATGGAGTTTACAAAATTCTTGTAGCCTGGTTTTCAAATTTCTCATTTGAGGAATTTGTCAAAATTCATAGGTTCTATATTCCTTGTAGGCGAGGAAGAAAGAAATAGGTGGTGGAATTTGGCATGATATTGTAGAGAAAGAGAGAACTCCGTTATTCTACTTAGGTTGCAATTTATGTAGGGAACCATAATTTAGTTGAAAGCTCAAAACAAGAACCGGGactgtttaatttaatttaggttGAAACTCCTACTCTCTAATTCACTTGTTTGTAGAGAATAATTGCGGCTCATTGTCCAAATTTATCCTCCAACTCTATATTGATGgtcaaatatattaaattttcattttcattttaaattgacctctaaattataattaaaaaattaaataaaattatcatttatcataattttaaaaaatcaatagtGAATAAAAATGATGAGATGAAAAGGTATTATATAATTGAAGAGAAATTTTACAAACCCTATAGGTTTGTGTCACCATCATCAATTTCGTAGCTTGGGCTAACCAttataaagagagagagagacagagaacTCTTTGGCGTTTGCCCCTTGTGGGTTTTCAAAGATGGTTGCACCTAACCCCATTAATgaacaaatttttaatttggaTCCAACCATCCAAAATAGGAGTTAATCACCCTAAATCCctaaaaatcatttaatttcatcaagAAAAGTACTGGGTCCaaatgatttattattatagAAGAAAAGAATACTAGGAAAGAGAACGGAGATCTTAAAGTGTGGGAACTGTTGGTTGGgagagccaaaaaaaaaaaaaaaagaaaagaaaagaaaagaaaagctgaGCTTGCAGCAAAGGGTATggggtgaagaagaagaaggagaccCACAAATAATTCCCACAGCCAAAGGTTTGGTCCAATTGATGGGAACTTGACTTGAAGCCAACCAATACAGAAACACCCCTCCCTTCTCCCCATGTGACCATTAGTTTCCTTGTTTCCATCACTTTTTAAACACCTCCTTTCCAaagccttttcttttttttttttccttctccttTGCTCTCTTTGTATATTCATACATTTCTATATATACCATGTCTCCATAAGAGTGCTCTTGTAGTGCCTTCCTTTCTGTGTAGCACACTGTTTTCTGCAAAAGTGAAGAGAAAACTAATTCAAGTGGCAAACACATTTGTCAATtggaaatgaaaattttcatttgttAAATTGCAAGtgttcatgttatcatatatacCATTTTGCCTTTTAAGTTagcaataaaaagaaaatttaagttatcaattaaaaattttatatttacactcagaaattaaaaataaatgcaaTACAATGTAAATATGGTAATTTGTAACTTGTAAGAAATCAGTTTCAATCAAAGTACCAATAAGGCAATAACTTTTTGTAGTTTCAAAATCAATTGGGAGCTGCAAATTTTGACTTCAGCCTTAAGACCCATTCCAAAGTTAATGCCTTTTCAAATTTcacaatatatttaaaaaaaaaaaaaaacaaatatttcATTTCTTGGAATTTCTTTTGTCCTTTTCCCATTCAGAATTACTTGCCTTTTTAAAAACTTTGTAGATAtcctttcttttaattttaaggaACATTTAATCCACCATTACCATAAATCTACAGTCATTAAATGTATAATTAATCATAATTAGAATTAATTGTTCCTATTTTCTTATTCAGAAAGTTACCCTAATCCATACCCATTTTGGATAAATGTTAAAATCAAATGAAAAGAGAGGTAATCACATTgtccaaattaataaaaattggtGGGCCATACTCATGATAATCTACACTTAcatatgattatatatatataaaaaaatctctaCAGCATATATAGACACATGTATATATTTCTCCATTATAGCAACAATTTTTCTCTCCCTTGAAGGTTTAGTCTCTTCTTTAATTCTCTGTGGAACTGCAAGCCATGAATGGGTATAGAGAAGACAATTGCTGCTGCTATTTCCATCCTAAAGAGTCTGTTATAGGAGTTTGTCCTCTATGCTTAAATGAGAAGCTTCTTGTATTGGCTGCAAAGCAAGGCCAAGTTTCATCATCAAGATCACACCAAGCTTTTTCTACCAGGAAGCCTTCCATCAGCCTCTCTAAGATCTTTGCTTTAGGTTCTCTCCTCAACCGCCTCGAATTTCGCCATTGGAAGTCTGATAATAACTCTGATAAATCTGATGCCTCCACCAGCCCTGAAGGTATGTGTTGCTGCTTCTTGCTTTAATAATTTGCAAGACTTCTGCAGTTCTTGTCTGCAGAATTATTGTTTGTGTAATGACAAAAGTAGAGTCAAACTTCTGCTTCTCTCTGCAGAACCAAAGGTGCATATGGCAGATGGAGATGAAAGAATCTTAttctctcttctctttcttttttttcttttccttcttagTTAATTAAGAAACTTCAACTTAGCAGGTAATTTAGATCATGAAACTAGCAATTTGGGGACTAATTCCTACATGGGTTAATTATCATTTCTTCATAAAATGCAAGTGTAATTACTAGTAATGCATTATTGTCATGGAGAAAgactttaaaatttgaaatttgaattaagGAGGTTAAGATGAGTGGTTCAATATTTTTCTATAAGTTCCAGTGGTCATATTTCTACTGATTCGGTGCGAATTGAATTTAGGTTTGAATTCGATAGATatgattatattaattaataaattaattaaacatgTTAATGACTTTAATTTGTTTGATAATCTGATATTAAGACTATATTATTCATTTGCAGAGTCCTTTATATCAATAAAGTTTGAAGAGAATGGAGCAGCCTCATGGGAAAAGGGCAATAAGGTCAGTGTAGAGCAAAGCAGCAAGTCTTGGAACCATGATTTGAATAGAGAAAACAAGGATGCCAAACAAGGCAAAGACACTAAGGAGACAATGAGCGTGATAGAGCATTCAAAGCCGCGTGGGTCGCTTAGGTGGAGAAAAAGGATTGGTCATCTATTCCAAGTCATCAGATGGAAGAGGTCTAACAGAGGAAACAATGTGTGCCACGTGGGAACCAAGGTGGAAGGAGTCAAGgtgaggaaagggtggataaggACACTGACAAAGAGAAGGACcaaagaataaaagaaagaagaaaagaatttGCGGAGAAAATGACATTATCATTTTCCTCCCTCTCTCTCGCTTTGGACTGTAAAGTTCTGTATTATTGTGATATACAAGTCAAATTGCTTTACTTCTTTCATTATCACTCTCTACTTCCTACCTACAAAAGAGCTTGCCTTTcagatttttcattttctttcttctcatGAGAATTAAGACAAAAATTTTAACATctcatatttataaaaatataattatttagagACTCTCCTAGCCTTTAAGAAATAGTGATAAAACTGCAGAAGCCCATGTTAGGTGCACATTAAAAGTGGGAAACAATGCTGCATAATGAACAAAGGGCCCTAATGCACAGTGTTGGGAACTTGTCTTATAGTTGTCTTGTCTATGTAGGAACATAATATCTCTTGCTTCTTCTTCTAATGGGATTGTAAACTTCCATCAAATTGTAGATTACATGTTTGATGAAATGACAAAATAAGGcttcatttttattatcaacGTAAGGCCCTTTTCTTTTACTGTTTTGTTGTTTAGTGCCCTTCACTAGTATATATGTAAGGTAGTGCCCCATTTGAAAGCTAGCTAGCCCTTGAGCCTCAGGACCATTTTTTTCTATAGGACCACAGTGAATATTGTTAAGAAAAAGGCTCATATAGAGTAGGCGAAAATGACAAGACATTAATCTTTCTATCTAACTCCATCAATAACAGTACAAGAAGAAGATGGTGCAGATCTAATATTTGTAACTAAGAATATATGCCCTGCAGAAAATTGCTATTTCCACTTCTCCATTTGAATGTCACATTCATCAATTGtttatttcataatataaataaaaatatcaattggGTATTGATTGGCACAAGTAACTAATTAGCATGATGCAAATTTGAAAGTTGGGGTAATGTGAGCATGTGAATGTAAATGGGGTTTGAGTATAAAAGAAGTTGAGAATGAGAAAAGGAGTAAGGACCCCTAACTCTGTCATCCACCAAAAAAGGAGGGAAAGGAAAGCTTTAATTTCTTTAGTTTTAAGATAAAAGGGATTGTAGGTTATAGGAGATGTGCAAAATTAAGTCAAACAACTTTTGGGAGACACATTGCTTTGTCACTCACAAGTCACAACTCATAAAGATGGCAAAACTCCTATCCACATATCAAAAGTATTCCATTAATAATGGCATTTTAGACTATGGACACTTTGATGGGCACACCCCCCACAACAGAGCATTTGCCCTCTCTGATTTCACACATGAAACCTACCTTTTCTACCCGAATCCACATCAATTGAAGTTAAAATTTAGATGAGGATGTAGTTCTAACCTACTCTTATTTATTCTTATATACCCTGCAGTTcgcttttttaatttctttctagTAAACTTTTAAGCTAAACAATTTacattattattttctcttataGTTATCACTTAGTCTTAATTGATAAATTAcacaatgaaatttttttattttttctaaaaagtaGAACATATCCCATTAAAAAGATCaagtttagaaaataaattttgaatccCATAAAACTTAGAAAACCAAAATAACGCCCAAGGCCAAGCCCAGCTTATGGAAAGGAGAAGCCAGTAGAAACTATTGTTGCTCCCTCCATCGTTTTCACTATTCGGTGAGCACCACCTATTCAAATGCCACGACTGAAAAAAAAACAtactaaaaaatcaaaaaacaaAAGGGATAAAAAATGACGGCCTAAAAAATATCAACAACTCCATCCATAAGGAACAAAGAACCTCCAATCGAAGTAAAAACCTCACTAGTAAATATTACAACACGAATGAAGCCCAAAAGCTAGAGCATCTACCATTAAGGCAGCAGATCCGGATGGAAAAATAACATGAAATAACTAGTGTTAAATTTTACAATAGATTTAGAccaaatttaacttttattatcAACGTCCGATACGATAACTTTTCAGAAAGTAAATTTTGAAACACACCACTTTTTAAAAATGTGATGAGAGTCGCAAATCTATTACAAAGtttgatatgaaaattttatcatttagatagttaattttgcattttaattatttttttaaatattttggatatttttataattttatatattaaaattttgtttttattataaatagtctctcttgatactcacttttcaatttttgagaaatttcaataaaatttttcattttctatcatgttttttctcttatttcgtcatAATCAAACGGTAAAATGTGGAATCTTTACAGATTataagagtttgcagtacatcttgaataaaaaaaaattgaatctgaGGCAAAAAAGATGATAGCAACTCGTAGCAAgtctactatgcatcctgtgtactgataaaatcctatacatgaacatatattttcataaaaattttaaacttatcttataccaagctcgacctgaatcctaacgctagtagcggtccagtttcggGATCGTTACACAaacgatattaattaaaatttctaacggagtctaaataatttttttatcaaaaaaggTACATACAATTATAAACTTTGGacaagggaaaaagaaaattaagtcaGCCTGAATAAAGCAGCCCTATATATGTTGAGCCTCGCCTCACTTGCAATCaaactcaaaaaatttaaaacctaaatatttttaaaataagttgatacagaattttaaacttaatatttCATCCGTTTTCATTTTGAAAATACAAGAATATTCATTATATTATTGCGAAATTAACTAAAACATGATGTTGCTTTGTATTATATGTCAAAAATTTGTGCATAATTGACATATGAAGAAGGTattagtgtatatatatatatatatatatataaatatattttaagtaaaGGAAACTTGTTTTTAGCTTCTTCAACTCATTAATTGATGTGACCTCTGCTTCTCGaagcaaaaaagaaattatgataaaaattgcTACATAGTGTTACAGACATGAACTACatgtgaagaagaagaagaagaagaggagaagtGGGATTGTCGGTAGCAAAGTTATAGGTAGTTGAATCGCTATCGTTGGACAATTCCTAGTTTGTAGGgatgtgataaaaaaaattctccatGCATTCAGgtctgtaattttattttatttttttttaaatatttcctTTTAGCATAATGGATTTTATACATAaggagacagagagagagaatagGGGTTCCGGGGGACACTATAAAACCTTCTGCATGTGAAAATTGATCCGATTAgacatttttctttattatctgCTGActaaaactcttctctcttcacaCTCTGTCATAGAAAAGCTGAGGCATTATCTGCCATAATTATCTATGGATATATATTccgttgttattattattattataattgtaagtaaatttcaataattttaagaaaattatacAGAAATTAATTTccttgtttattaaatttatactttggcatcaatgaattttaaaatttgataaactATGCTAATAAAATTAACTCAACAGGAAAAACAGAAATTGTATTTCTGACCAGAAATGATGTCAAAATGCAATATTattaaacctcatacatgacaTACTTAAAGGAACAGGTGGTTGAGAAAATGC
This genomic window contains:
- the LOC110606155 gene encoding uncharacterized protein LOC110606155, with the translated sequence MNGYREDNCCCYFHPKESVIGVCPLCLNEKLLVLAAKQGQVSSSRSHQAFSTRKPSISLSKIFALGSLLNRLEFRHWKSDNNSDKSDASTSPEESFISIKFEENGAASWEKGNKVSVEQSSKSWNHDLNRENKDAKQGKDTKETMSVIEHSKPRGSLRWRKRIGHLFQVIRWKRSNRGNNVCHVGTKVEGVKVRKGWIRTLTKRRTKE